Proteins co-encoded in one Flavivirga eckloniae genomic window:
- a CDS encoding tail fiber domain-containing protein, whose protein sequence is MKSTTYIVSSLLIIVSNMLFAQSNTLYGTRAGASLTTGSHNVFIGNHTGHENTTGSSNTFNGGLAGYNNITGNYNSFNGSFAGYKNTTGGFNTFNGSSAGYDNTTGDSNTFCGSFTGYNNTTGNYNTFNGSSAGYNNTTGHSNLFNGHAAGHQNTTGHSNTFNGRYAGYSNTKGFHNTYSGHNAGNTSRTGNFNTFIGSYAGNKNGSGSSNTFVGVSAGDSDAGSGNTYLGRASGSENIGDNNVFIGNDAGINVTNVDNKLYIQHGGINRTPLILGDFATGNIALGTPYMYNQYRLYIDGDAYTTGLWLRSDKKFKKDITTIPNALKAINALEGVTYQFKQTDKIKKSGIQLPVKQQYGLIAQELEKVFPDLVKESQDGYKAVNYQGLIPVLIEAIKEINQEKSELKEEIRNIKKAIEENDISHKPTNTDINENTAQLYQNIPNPAISETIIKYTTSPNTRSTSIFIFDLNGRQVKVFQNLKSGNGELMISKNKIPKGLYHYSLVLDGKIIDTKKMIIQ, encoded by the coding sequence ATGAAATCTACAACTTACATCGTGTCGAGCTTACTAATCATAGTGTCTAATATGCTTTTTGCTCAAAGTAATACTTTATATGGTACCCGGGCAGGTGCCTCACTTACCACTGGGAGTCATAATGTATTTATTGGAAATCATACCGGTCATGAGAATACAACGGGTAGTTCTAATACATTTAATGGCGGTCTTGCTGGTTATAATAATATAACGGGTAACTATAATTCCTTTAATGGTTCTTTTGCTGGTTATAAAAATACAACTGGTGGTTTTAATACCTTTAATGGTTCTTCGGCTGGTTATGATAATACGACTGGGGACAGCAATACCTTTTGTGGCAGTTTTACCGGTTATAACAATACAACGGGTAACTATAATACCTTTAATGGTTCTTCTGCTGGTTATAATAATACAACGGGACATTCTAATCTCTTTAATGGTCATGCTGCTGGTCATCAGAATACAACCGGACATTCTAATACCTTTAACGGTAGGTATGCCGGGTATTCTAATACAAAGGGTTTTCATAATACTTATAGCGGTCATAATGCTGGTAATACGAGTAGAACTGGAAACTTTAATACATTTATAGGTAGTTATGCAGGTAATAAAAATGGAAGCGGGAGTTCTAATACATTTGTTGGTGTTAGTGCTGGCGATTCCGATGCTGGATCAGGGAATACTTATTTAGGTAGAGCATCGGGTAGTGAAAACATAGGAGACAATAATGTGTTTATTGGTAACGATGCCGGGATAAATGTAACTAATGTCGATAATAAATTATACATCCAGCATGGAGGAATTAACAGAACTCCTTTAATTCTTGGGGATTTTGCAACAGGAAACATAGCATTGGGGACCCCATATATGTATAACCAATATCGACTTTATATAGATGGCGATGCTTATACTACCGGGTTATGGTTAAGATCTGATAAAAAGTTTAAAAAAGACATTACTACGATACCTAATGCATTAAAGGCTATCAATGCGCTTGAAGGTGTCACCTATCAATTTAAACAAACTGATAAGATAAAAAAATCAGGGATTCAATTACCGGTAAAACAACAATACGGTTTAATTGCACAAGAATTAGAAAAGGTCTTTCCGGATTTGGTAAAAGAAAGTCAAGACGGTTATAAAGCAGTAAACTATCAAGGACTAATTCCGGTATTGATAGAAGCAATTAAAGAGATCAATCAAGAGAAAAGTGAATTAAAAGAAGAAATTAGAAATATAAAGAAAGCTATTGAAGAAAATGATATATCACATAAACCCACAAATACAGATATTAATGAGAATACTGCACAGTTATACCAAAACATACCCAATCCTGCTATTTCAGAAACGATTATTAAATATACGACATCACCAAATACAAGGTCCACTTCAATTTTCATTTTTGATCTTAATGGAAGACAGGTAAAGGTATTTCAGAATCTTAAATCAGGAAATGGAGAACTAATGATTTCAAAAAATAAAATACCAAAAGGGCTATATCATTATAGCCTTGTATTAGATGGAAAGATCATCGATACAAAAAAAATGATAATTCAATAA
- a CDS encoding cellulose synthase family protein has protein sequence MIPQTIIIVIYTIALLLIFLYALAQLNLLFNYISAQKKCDDCSKFDLTNPDEIPYVTIQLPVYNEMYVMERLLNNIAEIDYPKDKLEIQVLDDSTDETVETTHKQIEGLKAAGLDIKQITRTDRSGFKAGALKEGLEVAKGEFIAIFDSDFLPKKDWLKRTVPYFKDDNIGVVQTRWGHINRNYSILTRIQAFALDAHFTLEQVGRNSKGHFINFNGTAGVWRKECIIDAGNWEGDTLTEDLDLSYRAQLKNWKFKYLENVETPAELPVVISAARSQQFRWNKGGAENFRKMMWKVLKNEKISAKTKVHGLLHLLNSTMFLNILIVAVLSIPMLYIKNEYAHLKPYFYVMSFFVMSTVIFFVCYWIMYKRIYGSGIKNFIRYIGMFFVFFSIAMGFSLHNSIAVLEGHLGKKSEFIRTPKFNINTLKDSWKNNKYIKKTVSVHVIFEGLLMAYFGFGMYSAFVVGDQGGDFGLFPFHLMLFLGFGYVFIKSLTSKV, from the coding sequence ATGATTCCTCAAACCATTATTATAGTAATATACACCATAGCACTTTTGCTTATATTTTTATATGCACTGGCACAATTAAACCTACTTTTTAATTATATAAGTGCTCAAAAAAAGTGTGATGATTGCTCCAAATTCGATCTTACCAATCCAGATGAAATTCCATATGTAACGATACAACTACCTGTTTATAATGAGATGTATGTTATGGAGCGGTTACTGAATAATATTGCAGAAATTGACTATCCTAAAGACAAATTAGAGATACAGGTTTTAGATGATTCTACCGATGAAACTGTTGAAACCACCCATAAACAAATAGAAGGTTTAAAAGCGGCTGGATTAGATATTAAACAAATTACTAGAACCGATCGTAGTGGTTTTAAAGCAGGAGCCCTTAAAGAAGGGTTGGAAGTTGCAAAAGGTGAATTTATAGCTATTTTCGATTCCGATTTCCTGCCTAAAAAAGATTGGTTAAAACGTACTGTGCCATATTTTAAAGATGATAACATAGGCGTTGTGCAAACTCGTTGGGGGCATATTAACCGTAACTATTCCATCCTTACAAGAATTCAGGCCTTTGCTTTAGATGCACATTTTACACTGGAGCAGGTTGGAAGAAACAGTAAAGGGCATTTTATTAATTTTAATGGTACTGCTGGTGTATGGCGCAAAGAGTGCATTATAGATGCTGGTAATTGGGAAGGCGATACACTAACCGAAGACCTCGATTTAAGCTACCGTGCCCAATTAAAAAACTGGAAATTTAAATACCTTGAGAATGTTGAAACACCTGCCGAGCTTCCTGTTGTTATAAGCGCTGCGCGTTCACAACAATTTAGATGGAACAAAGGTGGTGCTGAAAACTTTAGAAAAATGATGTGGAAAGTTTTAAAGAACGAAAAAATATCTGCTAAAACTAAAGTGCATGGTCTCTTGCATTTGCTTAACAGCACCATGTTTTTAAACATCTTAATAGTAGCAGTACTTAGTATTCCTATGTTATATATAAAGAACGAATACGCTCACCTAAAACCTTACTTCTATGTAATGAGTTTCTTTGTAATGAGTACAGTTATCTTTTTTGTTTGCTACTGGATCATGTACAAAAGAATTTATGGTAGTGGCATTAAAAACTTTATACGATACATAGGTATGTTTTTTGTATTTTTCTCAATAGCCATGGGCTTTTCTTTACACAATTCTATAGCTGTTCTAGAAGGTCATTTAGGCAAAAAGAGTGAATTTATACGTACCCCAAAATTTAATATTAACACATTAAAAGACAGTTGGAAAAACAACAAATACATTAAAAAAACAGTATCGGTACATGTTATTTTTGAAGGCTTGCTTATGGCCTACTTCGGTTTTGGAATGTACAGCGCCTTTGTTGTAGGGGATCAGGGTGGCGATTTCGGACTTTTCCCTTTTCACCTTATGTTGTTTTTAGGTTTTGGTTATGTATTTATCAAGTCTTTGACTTCTAAAGTTTAG